A stretch of Aphanothece sacrum FPU1 DNA encodes these proteins:
- the crtA gene encoding cyanoexosortase A → MYKWCSSPFIFAVGLSLIASGLKGIRLYWRELTILFFLGMPVVIASWLKFDPSSIAAQFSTFILWCINLNPVREGVYIHLSTGSVEVNKGCSGLEAMTYLLGISVIMLIMFPLKRIYNIIVPIVAISLGFMVNGFRIVLLTLLVASNKMEAFKYWHEGEGSLIVGMVAIGFFLVFYFLLIRFSDVEELEDADTQKY, encoded by the coding sequence ATGTATAAATGGTGTAGTTCACCATTTATATTTGCTGTTGGGTTAAGTTTAATCGCATCTGGGCTGAAAGGAATTAGGTTATATTGGCGAGAATTGACCATTTTATTCTTCCTAGGAATGCCTGTTGTAATCGCCTCATGGCTAAAATTTGACCCATCTTCTATAGCTGCTCAATTTTCTACTTTCATTCTTTGGTGTATAAATTTAAATCCTGTTCGTGAGGGAGTTTATATTCATTTATCAACAGGGTCGGTAGAGGTTAATAAAGGCTGCTCAGGATTAGAGGCTATGACTTATCTTTTAGGAATATCGGTTATTATGCTGATAATGTTTCCTTTGAAACGAATTTACAATATTATAGTGCCGATTGTGGCTATCAGCTTGGGATTTATGGTTAATGGATTTCGGATAGTATTATTAACTTTATTGGTAGCTTCAAATAAAATGGAAGCTTTTAAATACTGGCATGAAGGGGAAGGCTCATTAATAGTTGGAATGGTAGCCATAGGATTTTTTTTAGTATTTTACTTTTTGTTGATTCGATTTTCAGATGTAGAAGAATTGGAGGATGCCGACACTCAAAAGTATTAA
- a CDS encoding Bdr protein: MSQTPITVTYSLEEILGQINQKLDKLQEDVTDIKIEVTEIKGELKRVETELKGDIKRVEIELKGEINRVETELKGEIKTLDAKVDGIGKRLDTQEFINRSVVVGFVLAIGAGIVKLFVPNFPN, encoded by the coding sequence ATGAGTCAAACACCCATTACAGTAACTTACTCCTTAGAAGAAATTTTAGGTCAAATCAATCAGAAACTAGATAAACTTCAGGAAGATGTTACCGATATCAAGATTGAAGTCACTGAAATTAAGGGGGAACTAAAAAGAGTTGAAACCGAATTAAAAGGAGACATAAAAAGAGTTGAAATTGAATTAAAAGGGGAAATCAACAGAGTTGAAACTGAATTAAAAGGAGAAATTAAAACATTAGATGCAAAAGTTGACGGCATTGGTAAACGCTTAGATACACAAGAATTTATTAATCGTTCTGTTGTCGTTGGTTTTGTATTAGCAATTGGAGCAGGTATAGTTAAGTTATTTGTTCCTAATTTCCCTAATTAA
- the ebsA gene encoding type IV pilus biogenesis protein EbsA, giving the protein MSTIDQLEPAGKADVVVYQPYYHKDKHKILPYALTLYGQGYLEGKREIEGSQGIPFVASWYVSKLPSELTRCRMQFEGQADLSYEITILNAEFIDYLIEAIKIFRQIQSVDFPQGFYRKLLRFEESAS; this is encoded by the coding sequence ATGTCTACCATTGATCAACTCGAACCTGCCGGAAAGGCTGATGTGGTTGTTTATCAACCCTACTATCATAAAGACAAACATAAAATCCTACCCTATGCACTGACTTTATATGGTCAGGGTTATCTGGAAGGAAAACGTGAGATCGAAGGCAGTCAAGGCATTCCCTTTGTTGCTTCCTGGTATGTGTCTAAGTTACCCTCTGAGTTAACCCGTTGTCGCATGCAATTTGAAGGACAAGCAGACTTAAGCTATGAGATCACCATTCTCAATGCTGAGTTTATTGACTATCTTATCGAAGCGATCAAAATCTTTCGACAAATTCAATCCGTCGATTTTCCTCAAGGATTCTACCGTAAATTATTACGCTTTGAAGAATCTGCCTCTTAA
- a CDS encoding Ycf66 family protein: protein MLAYILAIALGITSLSLYLSAFFLPELHRKDDFLWSGVGLFYALILWLCAGRITGAVLLGQAAAVTLVLSFGWQTVRLRRAIAHPDEQTDLSGFSLLNWVKDRLGKKTQPSSPPVIETPPPTVETPEISPQPEETVIIESDLAITETAEPEISETPLEELITTELETPETEPETSELVSVEETPTIESQPVVKPQVEPKKKGFSLKGLFGFGKSKPKPPAPTPSTVLEEVTAVIEDEEWEDSETPLEDSQEKATTTVTSEIIPEKTNWEDTKEETVTVVTSEIIPEENTLEITEIIEEKEAIALTPEIPVSESEEKEVIGVIPEITLQESEIKDEIEFKPVIVDDETETLIESSEPKNVVPSPIESTPDIVKPIATPETEKIEESPLLTEDKKDS, encoded by the coding sequence ATGTTGGCATACATCCTAGCGATCGCCTTAGGAATAACTAGCTTAAGTCTGTACCTATCTGCCTTCTTTTTACCCGAACTCCATCGTAAAGACGATTTTCTCTGGAGTGGCGTTGGTTTATTTTACGCCCTAATCTTATGGTTATGTGCGGGACGAATAACAGGGGCCGTCTTATTAGGACAAGCGGCAGCAGTCACCCTTGTGTTATCTTTTGGATGGCAAACAGTCAGGTTAAGACGGGCGATCGCTCATCCAGACGAACAAACTGATTTATCGGGTTTTTCCTTACTTAACTGGGTAAAAGACCGTTTAGGGAAGAAAACTCAACCTTCCTCACCTCCTGTTATTGAAACACCCCCCCCAACGGTAGAAACTCCCGAAATATCTCCCCAACCGGAAGAAACAGTGATTATTGAGTCAGATTTAGCTATCACAGAAACTGCTGAACCTGAAATCTCAGAAACTCCCTTAGAAGAACTTATTACTACAGAGTTAGAGACTCCCGAAACAGAACCAGAAACCTCAGAGTTAGTATCAGTAGAGGAGACACCTACCATAGAATCTCAACCTGTGGTTAAACCGCAAGTTGAACCCAAGAAAAAAGGGTTTTCTCTTAAAGGGTTATTTGGGTTTGGGAAGTCTAAACCTAAACCTCCTGCACCAACTCCTTCAACTGTGTTAGAAGAAGTTACAGCAGTCATAGAGGATGAAGAATGGGAAGACTCCGAGACTCCTTTAGAAGATAGTCAAGAAAAAGCAACAACGACGGTTACATCAGAAATAATCCCCGAAAAAACCAACTGGGAAGATACTAAAGAAGAAACTGTTACAGTTGTGACATCGGAAATAATACCCGAAGAAAACACCTTAGAAATTACAGAAATTATAGAAGAAAAAGAAGCGATCGCACTCACACCGGAAATACCTGTTTCAGAAAGTGAAGAAAAAGAAGTGATAGGAGTGATACCAGAAATCACCCTTCAAGAGAGTGAAATCAAAGATGAGATTGAATTTAAACCCGTTATTGTTGACGATGAAACAGAAACACTAATTGAAAGTTCTGAACCTAAAAATGTTGTCCCTTCTCCTATAGAAAGTACCCCAGATATAGTTAAACCAATAGCAACACCTGAAACAGAAAAGATTGAAGAATCTCCCTTATTGACTGAAGATAAAAAGGATAGTTAA
- a CDS encoding phosphotransacetylase family protein, which produces MAQSAKYLLIGSIEAYSGKSGTILGLAHQLQQKGFCVAYAKPVGTYLTPNTPHEGEADVSFISQSLKLAPTQVASPLVFLSSDTVKKRLQGEDTTDYTKKLKDTFRQISANIIILEGAGTLAEGCLFDLSVPKIAQTLQASILLVARYHSPLVVDNLLQAKEQLGDRLGGVVINGIPLNELEETQTLIKPYLESQGIEVLGMLPSNILLRSVSVREIAQQLGAEVLCRKDRLDLMVESLTIGAMNVNSALEYFRQGRNKAVVTGGDRTDLQLAALETSTSCLILTGHMAPQPLIISRAEDLEVPILSVNLDTLGTVEIVDRAFGTVRLQEQIKIDCIQELMTEHFDFERLLEKLGL; this is translated from the coding sequence GTGGCACAATCAGCTAAATATTTACTCATCGGTTCCATAGAAGCCTATAGTGGTAAGTCAGGAACCATCTTGGGACTTGCCCACCAGTTACAACAAAAAGGCTTCTGTGTGGCCTATGCTAAACCAGTAGGAACCTATCTAACCCCAAATACGCCTCACGAGGGGGAAGCTGATGTCTCCTTTATTAGTCAATCTTTAAAATTAGCACCAACTCAGGTAGCTTCCCCCTTAGTGTTTCTCTCCTCTGACACCGTTAAAAAACGTCTTCAAGGAGAAGATACCACAGATTATACTAAGAAATTAAAAGATACTTTTAGGCAAATATCAGCTAATATTATCATTCTAGAGGGGGCAGGAACCCTCGCAGAAGGGTGTTTATTTGACTTATCAGTCCCTAAAATTGCCCAAACTCTCCAAGCTTCTATCTTATTAGTCGCCCGTTATCATTCTCCCTTAGTTGTAGATAATTTGTTACAGGCTAAAGAGCAACTCGGCGATCGCTTAGGAGGTGTGGTCATCAATGGTATTCCCCTTAATGAGTTAGAAGAAACTCAAACCTTGATTAAACCCTATCTAGAAAGCCAAGGAATCGAAGTTTTAGGGATGTTACCCTCTAACATTTTACTGCGTAGTGTCAGCGTCAGAGAAATTGCTCAACAATTAGGGGCCGAAGTTTTATGTCGTAAAGATCGTCTAGATTTAATGGTAGAAAGTCTCACCATTGGAGCCATGAATGTTAATTCTGCTTTAGAATATTTTCGTCAGGGACGAAATAAAGCTGTTGTTACAGGGGGCGATCGCACAGATTTACAATTGGCAGCCTTAGAAACTTCCACCAGTTGTCTGATCCTCACAGGACACATGGCCCCTCAACCCTTAATTATTAGTCGGGCCGAAGATTTAGAAGTCCCTATTTTGTCCGTCAATCTTGATACATTAGGAACCGTAGAAATTGTAGATCGAGCGTTCGGTACAGTAAGACTGCAAGAACAAATTAAGATCGATTGTATTCAAGAATTGATGACAGAACATTTTGATTTTGAGCGGTTACTAGAAAAATTAGGGCTTTAG
- a CDS encoding translocation/assembly module TamB domain-containing protein, whose product MSQSPPPQTGISRHFSRFFHIIKRPKTIIIGTTSISILGLGYMGLGIFLREYLPPWLEQQVSQIINRPIDIGELQGFSLTHLSLGKSSIPSTSNYSSHLTTESVIVNFNPFSLLFQRTLSLTIIPHKLKSYLPQNAQGNWLDFKVTDDKVPVNLDVTFSLKQSELQLLAYDSKNPVNVDITGKATYQENPLKKWDYNINLGLLASDINIQGKTMIKTTESQVKLTINKLALNDLTNLIPNLPIQLKQGDIKANLNLNLPSLKEFDHTEAEGTVKVNNLESKGQLLKKPIEVLGNFSFAGSKILIDKAQVNLGNIIGEIKGNYDWQTGSNLGIDIKGLSWDNFNQVFPISSPVKIKGQVDVNLKLTGKLNNPFLIGKIDNKNPIIIAKTTLNKVAGQFQTNFNELVLKSFRIKPESGGEITAKGVIQPNLINSLQNKKPLTLDKYPLNLTFQTKLNTAKLVDVYYKLPKRINLGNLTAKGQLKGTIGNIKGIMQWQNLSNLSQPNSNILSQGSIVINRHNLSLTNTELITNRGTVFLTGNADLKVKTWQTTLKYNSLSLTPFCAVNKLKCPDDFLIERGNSQFLGRLDKPFNTSLQMQSNLGLSIAQGKVIINSQIEQGKITAATTVVKLLINSFLPQLPIPVTLNNSEINIAAKLDNIWHNSTLNWQAITAKANLELSVVDSKIKTIGTVKEGNINGIANLNNLSLNSLVSQLSIPVKLTQSQITFSGNLSQPNFNGLQINADTNLIIANQKIRSNTQLNQGIITLNATTTPPTLTEWIIKGYPVIRVNKANVNLTTDLASLLSLNFNRITGNAETEFSIAKGTLITSTKFNQDQIESQITAQNIHLSSLNSQLFFLDKLEPLNAKINLTAPINAIFPSDKISSVKADAISINIGKQNLTANGNLLLSNLWKNPDIKEVNLNVNTQINLETLPLTKLLAKIPVNRNLLSQTIDLTGQGKFKGKLVARNLLTDPLSLKNLQLIGDLSLSNFSINNRLFDPIISGKIKIESSDKISINLRGKQDIIAADLTTCKLQKCLFPYLLNSFEIQQIAKTSNPIIAQGKYENDRLVAKVQNFPLELLRISPISNYGIPDYLGGQLNINLDFNPSTLNLGGNLSLSNPKLGKIVGDKFTTSWVYQDNRVVLDNTTLKIGNSSYNVAGALNLKSGNIEGKLDVKEGYIQDILTALNLSDWDSLLRLLNLRDNIFTTAEQINPKPMGNIDDTVAEQVNSFWQNDRIIKDIVVARNSGDLPRKLNMRGKFNAGITLSGNLKEPQLTVKLEGNKWQWTPQPSIPSIINPLGLVIEGAQIIPIEKIDIQGQLENGIIKLKPTIEVGQTLAQGTLNLSYKNNQFYIEPSDFKVEKLTLDLVRSLIVIPEDINGLVKLEGVLQGSLINPEMKGKFEFNDGSVYARLLNQDLGGEFSYGQDKLKVKMTNPDFIQLNALVPFPIDNNNNNDFTINAKIGTEAFSLLEPLTQGQIVWDGGKGEININVNGKVTVYDKLKISLNPDSKITLNLENGTFNSELLPIPVTLNSQIILQNGYFQVKELTAEVATRVLTAQGSLPLFPLSPKATPNPTPLTLNINEESINLNGIYEGLIDGKIVIDGALISPVIGGKLRFSKGQLVVPTFPKQQANSPIFESWVGTFTPNNGIISSPRLNDFKISIDEVGIDQKKINPKFYFNVSGDITFNGKLSNLSFAEIFALEPSGTVKVNTGKIDIPVTRVFFSSKQDNTLTFLPQDGLLNPYLNLELKFYLLLVGLQSIKDNEIPDDILQNSRARSAEVTLGIKGSASQLLPNLGQQLEQVCQFTRTDNRPIPSSPTISNSLLTQIAKCIEVNNLGTNSIGDLVQSPIVTVTSNPPLTNSQLFALFGSQLPDFIAEKQQQNSTQLLQIGVPQVAVVLLPFLQDWIFQMNETTDDIGDSIGLPNLSIYPVLQTVYELDNKALVRFSYNYSINEATIRYETKF is encoded by the coding sequence ATGAGTCAATCTCCTCCCCCTCAAACTGGCATTTCTCGTCATTTTAGTCGCTTTTTTCATATTATTAAACGACCCAAGACTATTATCATTGGAACCACCTCTATTAGTATTTTGGGGTTGGGTTATATGGGGTTAGGAATTTTCTTACGAGAATATCTTCCCCCTTGGTTAGAACAACAAGTGAGTCAAATCATTAACCGTCCTATTGATATTGGAGAACTTCAAGGATTTTCTTTAACTCATTTATCTCTAGGAAAGTCTTCTATTCCTAGCACATCTAACTATTCTAGTCACTTAACAACTGAGAGTGTTATTGTTAACTTTAATCCTTTTTCTCTTTTATTTCAACGTACTTTATCTCTTACGATTATTCCCCATAAGCTTAAATCTTATTTACCACAAAATGCTCAAGGAAATTGGCTAGATTTCAAGGTCACAGATGATAAGGTCCCTGTGAATTTAGATGTAACTTTTTCTCTTAAACAATCTGAACTTCAATTATTAGCTTATGACAGCAAAAATCCGGTTAATGTTGATATAACAGGAAAAGCCACTTATCAAGAAAATCCTCTGAAGAAGTGGGACTATAATATCAATCTTGGTTTACTTGCTAGTGACATTAATATTCAAGGGAAGACCATGATAAAGACTACTGAAAGTCAAGTAAAATTAACTATTAACAAATTAGCTTTAAATGATTTAACTAATCTTATTCCTAATCTACCGATTCAATTAAAACAAGGAGATATTAAAGCGAATCTTAATCTTAATTTACCTTCTCTTAAAGAGTTTGATCATACCGAAGCAGAGGGAACAGTTAAGGTAAATAACCTTGAAAGTAAAGGGCAATTATTGAAAAAACCAATAGAAGTTTTAGGTAATTTTTCTTTTGCAGGAAGTAAAATATTAATTGACAAAGCACAAGTTAATTTAGGTAACATTATCGGAGAAATAAAAGGAAATTATGATTGGCAAACAGGCAGTAATTTAGGTATTGATATTAAGGGGTTAAGTTGGGATAACTTTAATCAAGTTTTTCCTATTTCTTCTCCCGTTAAAATTAAAGGACAAGTAGACGTTAATTTAAAACTGACTGGTAAATTAAACAATCCTTTTTTAATCGGTAAAATCGACAATAAGAACCCAATTATAATCGCCAAAACTACATTAAATAAAGTTGCTGGTCAATTTCAAACAAATTTTAATGAATTAGTCTTAAAATCTTTTAGAATTAAACCAGAATCAGGGGGAGAAATAACAGCTAAAGGAGTTATTCAGCCTAATTTAATTAACTCATTACAGAATAAAAAGCCCCTTACTTTAGATAAATATCCATTAAATCTTACTTTTCAGACTAAACTTAATACTGCTAAACTTGTTGACGTTTACTATAAACTACCTAAGAGGATTAATTTAGGTAACTTAACCGCTAAAGGGCAATTAAAAGGAACCATTGGAAATATCAAAGGAATAATGCAGTGGCAGAATTTATCCAATTTAAGTCAACCTAACAGTAACATTTTAAGTCAAGGAAGTATTGTAATTAATCGCCATAATTTAAGTCTAACCAATACAGAATTAATTACTAATCGTGGAACAGTATTTTTAACCGGTAATGCTGATTTAAAGGTCAAGACATGGCAAACTACTTTAAAATATAACTCCTTATCTTTGACTCCTTTTTGTGCTGTCAATAAACTTAAATGTCCTGATGATTTTTTGATTGAAAGAGGTAATAGTCAATTTTTAGGAAGATTAGATAAACCTTTTAATACATCCCTACAAATGCAGTCTAATTTAGGCTTATCTATTGCCCAAGGGAAAGTCATTATTAATAGTCAAATAGAACAAGGAAAGATAACAGCAGCAACCACAGTAGTCAAACTTCTTATTAATTCATTTTTACCCCAATTACCCATTCCTGTCACCCTGAATAATTCTGAAATCAATATAGCAGCAAAATTAGACAATATTTGGCATAATTCAACATTAAATTGGCAAGCAATTACAGCAAAAGCAAATCTTGAATTAAGTGTTGTCGATAGTAAAATTAAGACAATAGGTACAGTCAAAGAAGGGAATATCAACGGCATTGCTAATCTTAATAATTTATCGTTAAATTCCCTAGTTTCTCAATTATCAATTCCTGTTAAATTAACTCAAAGTCAAATTACTTTTTCAGGAAATTTAAGCCAACCTAATTTTAATGGTTTACAAATAAATGCTGACACTAACTTAATAATAGCTAATCAAAAAATAAGGTCAAATACCCAATTAAATCAAGGAATTATTACTCTAAATGCGACTACCACACCCCCAACTTTAACAGAATGGATTATTAAAGGATATCCCGTCATTAGAGTCAATAAAGCTAATGTGAATTTAACGACTGATTTAGCCTCTTTACTTTCCTTAAATTTTAATCGTATTACAGGGAATGCAGAAACAGAATTCAGCATAGCAAAAGGAACATTAATTACCTCAACTAAGTTTAATCAAGATCAAATAGAATCTCAAATTACTGCTCAAAATATACATTTATCATCCTTGAATTCACAATTATTCTTTCTTGATAAATTAGAGCCATTAAATGCTAAAATAAATCTAACTGCTCCGATTAATGCTATTTTTCCATCAGATAAGATATCTTCGGTTAAAGCTGATGCTATATCCATTAATATTGGCAAGCAAAACTTAACAGCTAACGGAAACTTATTATTATCAAATCTATGGAAAAATCCTGATATTAAAGAAGTTAATCTTAATGTCAATACGCAAATTAATTTAGAAACTTTACCATTAACTAAACTTTTAGCTAAAATTCCTGTTAATAGAAACTTATTATCTCAAACTATTGATTTAACTGGACAAGGAAAATTTAAAGGTAAGTTAGTTGCTAGAAATTTATTAACTGATCCCTTATCTTTAAAGAATTTACAACTAATTGGCGATTTAAGCCTATCCAATTTTAGCATTAATAATCGTCTATTTGATCCTATAATAAGTGGAAAAATAAAAATAGAATCATCTGATAAAATATCTATAAATTTGCGAGGAAAACAAGATATTATTGCGGCTGATTTAACTACTTGTAAGTTACAAAAATGTCTCTTTCCTTACCTTCTTAACTCTTTTGAAATACAACAAATCGCTAAAACATCTAATCCTATTATTGCTCAAGGGAAATATGAAAATGATAGATTAGTTGCTAAAGTGCAAAATTTTCCTTTAGAATTACTAAGAATTTCTCCAATTAGTAACTATGGTATTCCTGATTATTTAGGAGGTCAATTAAATATTAACCTAGATTTCAACCCATCTACTCTAAACTTAGGAGGAAATTTAAGCTTATCTAATCCTAAATTGGGTAAAATTGTAGGAGATAAATTTACAACCAGTTGGGTGTATCAAGATAATCGTGTTGTGTTAGATAATACCACATTAAAAATAGGCAACAGTAGTTATAATGTAGCAGGAGCATTAAATCTAAAGTCAGGTAACATTGAAGGTAAATTAGATGTTAAAGAAGGCTATATCCAAGATATATTAACCGCTTTAAACTTATCTGACTGGGATAGTCTTTTACGCTTACTAAATCTAAGAGATAATATATTTACTACGGCTGAACAAATCAATCCTAAACCTATGGGAAATATTGATGATACTGTAGCTGAACAAGTAAATTCATTTTGGCAAAATGATCGTATAATAAAAGATATAGTTGTCGCTAGAAATTCTGGAGATCTGCCGAGAAAATTAAATATGAGAGGTAAATTTAATGCCGGAATTACTTTAAGCGGAAATTTGAAAGAACCCCAATTAACAGTAAAATTAGAAGGAAATAAATGGCAATGGACACCTCAACCTTCTATCCCTTCTATTATCAACCCATTAGGATTAGTCATTGAAGGAGCGCAAATAATTCCTATTGAAAAAATAGATATTCAAGGACAATTAGAAAATGGTATCATTAAGTTAAAACCAACAATTGAAGTTGGACAAACTTTAGCTCAAGGAACATTAAATTTATCCTATAAAAATAATCAATTTTATATTGAACCATCAGATTTTAAAGTAGAAAAATTAACCTTAGATCTTGTTAGAAGCTTAATTGTTATTCCAGAAGATATTAATGGATTAGTGAAACTAGAAGGAGTGCTTCAAGGCTCACTAATTAATCCTGAAATGAAAGGTAAATTTGAGTTTAATGATGGCTCAGTCTATGCTAGATTACTCAATCAAGATTTAGGCGGAGAATTTAGTTATGGTCAGGATAAATTAAAAGTAAAAATGACTAATCCTGATTTTATACAACTTAATGCTCTAGTTCCTTTTCCCATTGATAACAATAATAATAATGACTTTACAATTAATGCTAAAATAGGAACAGAAGCTTTTTCTTTACTAGAACCATTAACACAAGGGCAGATTGTTTGGGATGGAGGAAAAGGAGAAATAAACATCAATGTTAATGGAAAAGTAACGGTATATGATAAACTAAAAATCAGCTTAAATCCTGATAGTAAAATAACTTTAAATTTAGAGAATGGCACTTTTAACAGTGAATTATTACCCATTCCCGTTACTCTCAATAGTCAAATTATTTTACAAAATGGATACTTTCAAGTTAAGGAATTAACCGCAGAAGTAGCAACAAGAGTTTTAACCGCACAAGGAAGTTTACCTCTATTTCCTTTATCCCCAAAAGCAACACCTAATCCCACTCCTTTAACCTTAAATATTAATGAAGAAAGTATTAATTTAAATGGGATTTATGAAGGGCTTATCGATGGTAAAATTGTGATTGATGGGGCGTTAATTAGTCCTGTAATTGGGGGAAAACTGCGCTTTAGTAAAGGACAATTAGTCGTTCCTACTTTTCCCAAACAACAAGCAAACTCTCCTATTTTTGAAAGCTGGGTAGGAACCTTTACCCCAAACAATGGAATAATAAGTTCTCCGAGACTAAATGATTTTAAAATTTCCATTGATGAGGTAGGAATTGATCAGAAAAAAATCAATCCTAAATTTTACTTTAATGTAAGTGGAGATATTACATTTAATGGTAAACTAAGTAATCTTTCATTTGCTGAAATATTTGCTCTTGAACCATCGGGAACTGTTAAGGTGAATACAGGTAAAATAGATATTCCTGTCACTCGCGTATTTTTCAGTAGTAAACAAGATAATACCTTGACATTTTTACCTCAAGATGGTTTACTTAATCCCTATCTTAATCTGGAGCTAAAATTCTATCTTTTATTAGTGGGATTACAGTCTATTAAAGATAATGAAATTCCTGATGATATCCTACAAAATAGTCGAGCGAGATCAGCAGAAGTTACACTAGGAATTAAAGGAAGTGCCAGTCAATTACTGCCTAATCTTGGTCAACAATTAGAACAAGTTTGTCAATTTACAAGGACAGATAATCGGCCAATTCCTTCATCTCCAACTATTTCTAATTCCCTATTAACACAAATAGCCAAATGTATTGAGGTGAATAACTTAGGCACTAATTCCATAGGGGATTTAGTCCAATCTCCGATTGTTACTGTCACCAGTAATCCTCCTCTTACCAATAGTCAACTATTTGCTCTTTTTGGGAGTCAGCTTCCTGATTTTATTGCAGAGAAACAGCAGCAAAATTCAACTCAATTACTGCAAATCGGGGTTCCTCAAGTTGCAGTAGTTCTTCTTCCTTTTCTTCAAGATTGGATTTTTCAAATGAATGAAACAACTGATGATATAGGAGATAGTATAGGATTGCCAAATTTAAGTATATATCCGGTTTTACAAACCGTTTATGAATTAGATAATAAGGCACTCGTTCGCTTCTCTTATAATTATTCTATTAATGAAGCAACCATTCGCTATGAAACTAAGTTTTGA
- the dusA gene encoding tRNA dihydrouridine(20/20a) synthase DusA, producing the protein MSVNFFYPLSVAPMMDRTDRHFRYFMRQITRRTLLYTEMIVTAAIHYGDRSKLLDFSPEEKPLALQLGGDNPTLLAECAKIAEDWGYDEVNLNVGCPSDRVQNGNFGACLMAQPELVARCVETMQKSVNIPISIKHRIGIDERDLYEDMAEFVRIVSEAGCERFTVHARKAWLQGLSPKDNRTIPPLRYQDVYRLKQEFPHLFIEINGGIITLDQVQEQLQFVDGVMIGRAAYDNPYLLATVDRDIYGENVTPPTRHEVIEGMLPYIDYWTNKGVKLHAISRHMLTFFFGVSGTKAWKKYIGENSNLAGAGADVIAQALAQIKL; encoded by the coding sequence ATGTCTGTTAATTTTTTTTATCCTTTGAGTGTCGCACCGATGATGGATCGTACTGATCGTCATTTTCGTTATTTTATGCGTCAGATTACCCGTCGTACTCTACTTTACACGGAAATGATTGTTACGGCGGCTATTCATTATGGCGATCGCTCTAAGTTATTAGATTTCTCTCCTGAAGAAAAACCTCTGGCTTTACAATTAGGGGGTGATAATCCCACTCTCTTGGCTGAATGTGCCAAAATTGCGGAAGATTGGGGTTATGATGAGGTTAATCTTAATGTGGGTTGTCCGAGCGATCGGGTTCAAAATGGCAATTTTGGGGCCTGTTTAATGGCTCAACCGGAGTTAGTTGCTCGTTGTGTAGAAACGATGCAAAAATCCGTCAATATTCCTATTAGTATTAAACATCGTATTGGCATTGATGAACGCGATCTTTATGAAGATATGGCGGAGTTTGTTCGCATTGTTTCAGAGGCAGGATGTGAACGATTTACGGTACACGCTCGCAAAGCTTGGTTACAGGGTTTAAGTCCTAAAGATAATCGCACTATTCCTCCGTTACGCTATCAAGATGTTTATCGTCTTAAGCAAGAGTTTCCTCATTTATTTATTGAAATTAATGGGGGAATTATTACTTTAGATCAAGTGCAAGAACAATTACAATTTGTGGATGGGGTTATGATTGGTCGAGCAGCTTATGATAATCCTTATTTATTGGCAACAGTTGATCGAGATATTTATGGGGAAAATGTTACGCCACCAACTCGTCATGAAGTTATTGAAGGAATGTTACCTTACATTGATTATTGGACAAATAAGGGGGTAAAACTTCATGCTATTAGTCGTCATATGTTAACGTTTTTTTTTGGAGTTTCAGGTACGAAAGCTTGGAAAAAATATATTGGTGAAAATTCTAATTTAGCGGGTGCAGGTGCAGATGTTATTGCTCAAGCTTTAGCTCAAATTAAATTATGA